In Akkermansia muciniphila ATCC BAA-835, the genomic stretch GCACGATACCATCTATGCGCTGGATGCTTTGGACGCTTACCGGCAGAAGCTGGTGAAGCGCATTCATGTGAAAGGTTTTGAAGTGAAGAACCTCCGGGGAACGAGCGGGTATCTCTATCTCGACAACATCGTGTTGTCGCCCAAACGTCCGCCGGAAGCGCGCATTGAGCTGGAGGTGAAGAATGCTTCAGGCAGCATCGTCAGGAAGATAAAAACATTCGGCGTGGGCGACAACCTGCGCGAAGAGTCCGGGCTGGCCGAGTACGACAACTTTGTGGTGTCGGAAATCAACATGAACGGCTATGTGACCTTTCTCAACGGCGTGACCATACGCAGGGGCGAGGTGATAGGCGACCCGGATGAGCTGGACATGCAGCGGGTGCAAATCCGGGAGACCATCATGTCGCACTTGGAGAAAGAACGCCAGCTTTTCAAGCGGGGCATCAAGTGCCTGTCCCTCTTTTTCATCGACGAGGTGGCGAAGTACAAGAGCTACGATGAGAACGGGGAGGAAGTGAAAGGCGTGTTCCAGAAAATGTTCGAGGAGGAATATGCGAGGTTGGTGAATGAGGAGTTCTACATCTGGGATGAGGACTACAACGAATACCTCCGCCGTTTCCTGCCCCAGGACGTGCATCGGGGTTATTTCTCCATAGACAAAAAGACTAACCGGGTGATTGACGGCAAGGTGGAAAAGAAGACGGGACTGTCAGACGACATTTCCGCTTACGACCTTATCCTGAAGAACAAGGAACGCCTGCTGAGCTTTGAGGAGCCGACACGCTTCATCTTCTCGCACTCGGCACTGCGTGAGGGGTGGGACAATCCCAATGTATTTCAGATTTGCACGCTGCGCCATTCCAACTCCTCCACCGCCAAACGTCAGGAGGTAGGGCGCGGTTTGCGTATCTGCGTGGACAGGAACGGCGTGCGCATGGACAAGGAACTGCTGGGGGAAGACGTGCATGAGGTGAACAAACTGACCGTGATAGCCAACGAGAGCTATGCGGATTTTACCACAGCCCTGCAAAAGGAGACACGGGAAGTGTTGCGTGAGCGCGCAGCCAAGGCAACGGTCGCCTATTTTCAAGACAGGCAGATTAAGATTGGGGAGGAAATACATACCATTACCGAAACGGAAGCCAGCCGCATCATCATCTATCTGGAAGACAACGGCTATATTGACGAGGACAAGCACATCACGCCGGATTACCGTGAGGCCGTGGCAAACGGCACGGTGGCTCCATTGCCGCCCAGGCTGCAACCGATAGCTGAGGGGGTAGTCCGTCTGATAAACTCCATCTTCGACCCGAAGGCACTCGACGACATGGTGGTGGAGGAGAAGACAACCACGCCGGACAACAAACTTAACGAAAACTTCCAAAAAGCCGAATTCCAAGCTTTGTGGAACGAGATAAACCACCAGTATGTTTATACGGTAAGCTACGACAGCAACGAGCTGATAGAAAAAGCCATCCTGCACATCAATTCCGAACTGGAGGTAAAGCGGCTCCGCTATGTGATGGTGGAGGGAACGCAGGATGAGGAGCAGGTAACTGACTTCGGAGACACCCGTTCCCAATCCAGGCAACTGACCGATGTCTGCACTTCCACCGTCCGCTACGACCTTGTGGGCGACATAGCCAAAGGCGCCAATCTCACCCGCCGCACAGTGGTGAAGATACTGCAAGGCATCCAGACGAGCAAGCTTTACCTGTTCAAGAACAACCCCGAGGAGTTTATCCGCAAGGCTGTAAGCATCATCAAGGAGCAGAAGGCCACGATGATTGTGGAGGCCATCCGCTACAACATGACGGAAGGCAAATACGACAGCAGCATCTTCACCGTGAAGAGCAGAATGGATTTTGACCGGGCATACGAGGCGAAGAAGCATATCACCGATTATGTGTTCAGCGACAGCAAGGGGGAACGCCAATTCGCCCATGACCTTGACGAGGCCCATGAAGTGGTGGTCTATGCCAAACTGCCCCGTACTTTCCAAATACCCACTCCGGTAGGCAACTATGCCCCCGACTGGGCTATCGCTATGACGAAAGACGGAGTGAAACACATCTTTTTCATTGCCGAGACCAAAGGCTCCATGTCATCAATGGATTTGAGTGCCATCGAAAAGGCAAAAATCGCATGTGCGGAGAAGTTGTTCAACTCTATCTCAACGGCAAATGTGAAGTATCACAAAGTGGCTACCTATCAGGATTTGATTGATGAGATGAACGCGGGGTAAAAAAGAACCTTTTTAACTTTGTTTTTGGGACTCTTTTTTATGAGCCGGATTTTATCCCAGGCCGGTTTGACCCTATCTTGCTTGAGGTGTACCCATTGGGTCAGCCGGATGTTTTCTCTTACGGACGAATGGCCTGGGAGAGGATTACCGGATGGCAATGAGTTTTATTTGGCCAGGAACATATCAGGCATTCCAGTTCCTCAAAAAATGATTGCCGTGTCCGTCTGAAACGGGTAGCATGCCAAAAATCGTTGTTCAATCCTGCATCATCTGTATGAGATATTTTTCCAAGCATTCCGGAATGGCTCCGCGCTGTTCCTCGCCGGGGAGCAAGGGGTTTACCCTGGTGGAATTGATTGTCGTTATCACCATTATGGTTGCCATGATGGCCTTGGCCGCCAGCATGTTGAGGGGCGGGGGCAGGGGGCAGGGGCTTCAGGCCGCCGTTGAAATGGTGGACGGCATGGTGCAGGAGGCGCGGCTGGATGCCATGGGCAAAGGAACGTGGAGCCGCCTGATTATTGTGAGCACTCCCGATGACGAAGCCCGCAATATGCGCACTTTGGGCGTGATGTCCAAAAATACCCGCACCGGGAAATGGCATCTGGTGAACCGTTTGCAGACTCTCCCCGCCGGTTTTTACGTCAGTCCGGCCTACAGCACCCTTCTGGAAGGCTCGAAGAAAGCCAGAGGCGAGAAATCCACGGCCCGCGGTTTTGCCAGCCGTGACGGGCAGGATACCGTCAACCTTCCCGGCAACAGAATGACGGATATTTACTTCATTGAATTTGACGAGGAAGGCCGCATGTCCCAGCCGAACGCCCCCACCCGCCTGGTGGTGGTTGCCGGTTCCGCCGGAAACGGCAAGGAGGAGAGGCCGACCCCGATGGTGGACGGCAAACCGGGCCTGGCAGGCGGCATTGTGATTTATCCCAAAGGCAATATCAGCCGTCTGAGGACGACGGAGCAGGTGATTCCCAATTAGTTTCTGTGATATAATACCGGATTTCCCATTTTATGTTGACCAAGTGTATGAAACAGTCTCGTGCCAAGGGGTTCACCCTGACGGAAGTGGTGCTTGCGATCGGCGTGGTGGCCGTGCTGATTGTAGTGTTCATGGCCATGTTTATTCCTGCCAGAAGGACGGTTCAGTCCGCCCTGACTATTCGTGAAGCGGACCGCATCGTCCACGCCCTGACGGCGGAACTTGGAGAACTCCGCAATTCCGAGCGTGCCGCGTCCAACGCCAGAAAGTCTTCCTCCTCCAGATATGTTTCCGCTTTTGACAAGGCGTTTTACTGGATGCAGTTCACGTCCAGGCCCGCTACGACCATTCTTGTTTACAATTACAGGGCGGATTTGACCAAGGGGGCCCGCAAAGACGGAACTCCCCAGCCCTGGCTGGAGGATGGCGGAAGCATTCCCGGCAAAAATACTGCGGTGGTGACAGGGGTCTGCCTGGCGAACAACAAAGAGCGTTGGGATGATTTCAAGGCCCTTGTCGGTCCCGTCTTCGCCGTGCGCATGACCCAGCTGGTAGTGGAGCGCATGGATTCAAGCTCCTACGGGTACAAGCTGGCTCCCAAGTACGGGACGATTTATAATCCTTACAACCGCGGCAAGGTGATTAAGGAACCTTCCCTGTATGTTTATACGCCGGAGAAAGGCGGCGGCCTGAATTTGCCGTGGGGGGCGGAAGTCCTGTACCAGGCGGAGTTCTTCCAGCTGTTGAATACGGACCCCGAGCGTTTACAACATCTGACGTGGGAAAATTTAAAGACTCCCGTGTTTACGCGCAATCTCGCTTTCCGCCGTTAGCGGGCATTATCTGAAGACCTCTGAAAAAACATGAAGACATTTGCCAAAATCAAATCCGGCGCGTTCACCCTGATTGAGCTCCTGGCAGCCATGACCATCACTACCGTGCTGGTTCTGGTAATTGTGGCCCTGACTTCCCGCGGGGTGGATATCTGGAGATGGGTGCTGCAGGATGTGCGGACCACGACGCTTGCCCGCACGGCCATGGATACCATGACCAAGGATTTTGAAAGCATGCAGTTCCGTTCCGGGAATCCCTTTGAGTGGATGCTGGTGCAGCGGGACAGCGATTTGGTTTCCCGTGCGGGAAAGACCAAGGTTTCCAGGAAAAAGGGCCGCTCCTCCTCCCTGAATGAAGCCCGCGTGAACCTGATGACCATGGGGCCGGAAGGCGCCAAAATCACGAATGCCTCCCAATTGGTTTTCTTTACCACGGCTACGGACCGCAATCCGGCCAAGTCCAGTATGGACATGAGGAATGACCGCATCATCGGCGATGTGAATTGCGTGGGGTACAAGCTTCTTTACCGTGACCAGATTCTGGACCAGGACGCTACGGCGGAGTCTGACGGTTTTCCCGTTTATTCCCTGTACCGCAACTTAATCAGCGCGGAGGATACCGTGCGTAACCTTCTGGGCCAGCAGGATCTATGGTCCGCTTATGCACGGTACCAGCAGGATGAAACCGTCCCTTCCAACTTCCTGGTGGAGAATATTGTGGAAATGACGCTGATTTTTGAAGTGG encodes the following:
- a CDS encoding type III restriction-modification system endonuclease; its protein translation is MKFKFKIQQYQTEAVENTVAVFTGQPSYAIEGYRLDRGRQAQRQLDFDDETGYRNHCVELDGKALLKNINTIQNLYDITPSSSLSKGIGAVNLDIEMETGTGKTYVYIKTMFELNKQYGWSKFIVVVPSIAIREGVAKSFRMLEEHFMEHYGKKARWFIYNSGNLQQLDSFSSDSGLSVMIINTQAFASSMKEGGRSKESRIIYSERDEFGSRRPIDVIAANRPIIIMDEPQKMEGDATQAGIKRFNPLFVLNYSATHTTRHDTIYALDALDAYRQKLVKRIHVKGFEVKNLRGTSGYLYLDNIVLSPKRPPEARIELEVKNASGSIVRKIKTFGVGDNLREESGLAEYDNFVVSEINMNGYVTFLNGVTIRRGEVIGDPDELDMQRVQIRETIMSHLEKERQLFKRGIKCLSLFFIDEVAKYKSYDENGEEVKGVFQKMFEEEYARLVNEEFYIWDEDYNEYLRRFLPQDVHRGYFSIDKKTNRVIDGKVEKKTGLSDDISAYDLILKNKERLLSFEEPTRFIFSHSALREGWDNPNVFQICTLRHSNSSTAKRQEVGRGLRICVDRNGVRMDKELLGEDVHEVNKLTVIANESYADFTTALQKETREVLRERAAKATVAYFQDRQIKIGEEIHTITETEASRIIIYLEDNGYIDEDKHITPDYREAVANGTVAPLPPRLQPIAEGVVRLINSIFDPKALDDMVVEEKTTTPDNKLNENFQKAEFQALWNEINHQYVYTVSYDSNELIEKAILHINSELEVKRLRYVMVEGTQDEEQVTDFGDTRSQSRQLTDVCTSTVRYDLVGDIAKGANLTRRTVVKILQGIQTSKLYLFKNNPEEFIRKAVSIIKEQKATMIVEAIRYNMTEGKYDSSIFTVKSRMDFDRAYEAKKHITDYVFSDSKGERQFAHDLDEAHEVVVYAKLPRTFQIPTPVGNYAPDWAIAMTKDGVKHIFFIAETKGSMSSMDLSAIEKAKIACAEKLFNSISTANVKYHKVATYQDLIDEMNAG
- a CDS encoding prepilin-type N-terminal cleavage/methylation domain-containing protein; the protein is MRYFSKHSGMAPRCSSPGSKGFTLVELIVVITIMVAMMALAASMLRGGGRGQGLQAAVEMVDGMVQEARLDAMGKGTWSRLIIVSTPDDEARNMRTLGVMSKNTRTGKWHLVNRLQTLPAGFYVSPAYSTLLEGSKKARGEKSTARGFASRDGQDTVNLPGNRMTDIYFIEFDEEGRMSQPNAPTRLVVVAGSAGNGKEERPTPMVDGKPGLAGGIVIYPKGNISRLRTTEQVIPN
- a CDS encoding type IV pilus modification PilV family protein; translated protein: MKQSRAKGFTLTEVVLAIGVVAVLIVVFMAMFIPARRTVQSALTIREADRIVHALTAELGELRNSERAASNARKSSSSRYVSAFDKAFYWMQFTSRPATTILVYNYRADLTKGARKDGTPQPWLEDGGSIPGKNTAVVTGVCLANNKERWDDFKALVGPVFAVRMTQLVVERMDSSSYGYKLAPKYGTIYNPYNRGKVIKEPSLYVYTPEKGGGLNLPWGAEVLYQAEFFQLLNTDPERLQHLTWENLKTPVFTRNLAFRR
- a CDS encoding PulJ/GspJ family protein, producing the protein MKTFAKIKSGAFTLIELLAAMTITTVLVLVIVALTSRGVDIWRWVLQDVRTTTLARTAMDTMTKDFESMQFRSGNPFEWMLVQRDSDLVSRAGKTKVSRKKGRSSSLNEARVNLMTMGPEGAKITNASQLVFFTTATDRNPAKSSMDMRNDRIIGDVNCVGYKLLYRDQILDQDATAESDGFPVYSLYRNLISAEDTVRNLLGQQDLWSAYARYQQDETVPSNFLVENIVEMTLIFEVDYQKKIGNSGSNKSDKDASQRASVLVPVMTTGANRLGSCTQMDVYGNRLDIIGSSVNIDDLKSGRVTAVTISMTVVTDEGMALVDQIRQKKRPAPSPEEFFERYTRSFTQRIALPMNR